A stretch of Desulfobacter hydrogenophilus DNA encodes these proteins:
- a CDS encoding tRNA (cytidine(34)-2'-O)-methyltransferase, producing the protein MIKLNIVLLEPEIPQNTGNIGRTCNAMGACLHLIEPLGFSIEDKYLKRAGLDYWKELNVKSYINYTDFLVRNPQGQKVFLSKKATIPCDRFCYSDNIYLIFGKESVGLPEKMLKENVNSCVRVPMSSGSRSLNIANTVAIISYEVMRQHSFLGLDVGVVDAS; encoded by the coding sequence ATGATTAAATTGAATATTGTATTATTGGAGCCTGAAATACCTCAGAACACCGGAAATATTGGTAGAACTTGCAATGCCATGGGCGCTTGCCTGCACCTGATAGAACCATTGGGGTTCTCCATTGAGGATAAATATTTAAAGCGTGCCGGACTTGATTATTGGAAAGAACTCAATGTTAAATCATACATAAACTATACTGATTTTCTTGTCCGAAATCCCCAGGGACAGAAAGTATTTCTTTCAAAGAAAGCAACAATACCATGTGACCGGTTCTGTTATTCAGATAATATTTATCTTATTTTTGGAAAAGAGTCCGTGGGGTTACCTGAAAAAATGCTAAAGGAGAATGTGAATTCCTGCGTCAGGGTACCCATGTCTTCCGGCTCCAGGTCTTTAAATATAGCCAACACTGTTGCCATCATCAGTTATGAGGTAATGCGACAGCACTCTTTTTTGGGATTAGACGTCGGAGTCGTAGACGCATCTTAA
- a CDS encoding SPFH domain-containing protein, with amino-acid sequence MKKLILLLAVMVMLAGCVPHSTDSTEVGVRTIKFSFLGKKGVEEKYYAPGSTYFFMPFINDWHTFDTKLQNLEMTYDANKDDRRNRDDLLFKTIDGNDISLDVIIVYKIDPAKAPYILQNVAKDDMDLRQRIVRTIARSKPRDIFGELTTEEFYVAASRGDQARKTKEYLQKMFNPMGIVIEKVLTKDYRFNPKYQKAIEDKKVADQLVEKNKSAQHAAQEEYIRKLEEARGEVNGMIADVDGEFMKSKIEADVYHEKQQLLAQAIKAEGEAQAKGIQEMNNAMASAGGEALVKLKIAEALQGKKLILLPVSEGGMNLKTTNINELIRTMGVKKLAE; translated from the coding sequence ATGAAGAAATTGATTCTTTTGCTGGCCGTTATGGTTATGCTGGCCGGTTGCGTTCCCCATTCAACAGACAGCACAGAGGTGGGTGTCAGAACAATAAAGTTCTCATTTTTGGGAAAAAAAGGGGTAGAAGAAAAATATTATGCCCCGGGTTCCACCTACTTTTTTATGCCCTTTATCAATGACTGGCATACCTTTGATACCAAGCTTCAAAACCTTGAAATGACCTATGACGCCAATAAAGATGACAGAAGAAACCGAGACGACCTGCTGTTTAAAACCATCGACGGCAACGACATCAGTCTTGATGTCATTATTGTATATAAAATTGATCCTGCAAAGGCCCCCTATATCCTGCAGAATGTGGCAAAAGACGACATGGATCTTCGACAAAGAATCGTGCGCACGATTGCCCGAAGCAAACCCCGGGACATTTTCGGTGAACTGACAACAGAAGAATTTTACGTTGCGGCAAGCAGGGGTGACCAGGCCAGGAAAACAAAAGAATATCTGCAAAAGATGTTCAACCCCATGGGCATTGTTATTGAAAAGGTGCTGACTAAGGATTACCGCTTTAATCCCAAATACCAGAAAGCCATTGAGGATAAAAAGGTGGCTGACCAGCTGGTTGAAAAGAACAAGTCTGCCCAGCATGCAGCCCAGGAAGAGTACATCCGTAAACTCGAAGAGGCCCGGGGTGAAGTTAACGGGATGATCGCCGATGTGGACGGAGAGTTCATGAAATCCAAAATTGAGGCAGATGTCTATCATGAAAAACAGCAGTTGCTTGCCCAGGCCATTAAGGCGGAAGGGGAGGCCCAAGCCAAGGGTATTCAAGAAATGAACAACGCCATGGCCAGTGCCGGGGGGGAAGCTTTGGTCAAATTGAAAATTGCCGAAGCCCTCCAGGGCAAAAAATTGATTCTGCTACCGGTGTCCGAAGGTGGAATGAATTTGAAAACAACCAATATTAATGAACTTATCCGAACAATGGGGGTTAAAAAGCTGGCAGAATAG
- a CDS encoding SPFH domain-containing protein has protein sequence METQENWEEKPPKQIHPTSELMKKVRLPKSNFKIPRTIKILMVLVILVGLAYGSFLEYIRPYEYGIKVNKIGFHRGVQKKVYETGLYLVLPFGIQEMHKLPRALQVLELTNSTQSAAYDTRIEKAAHIQTSDGFFVDMDVSIIYRISDPYKVFTDIGPGRLFEDNGIIPKTEPALKNNMGKLTTEEFFNSPMRVEKALAAKQELNEELKDKGIFVEHVLVRYFQYSDEIQKNIEEKKLKDQLVFKNQAEARAAIEGAKLTKIEQEGKVRVSVEIEKGKAYVTRKQAEKDLYYRKKVAEADLLVKLAEAEQIRLKNEALQGKGAERMVGLKMAEVYKGIDVVILPSDGPSGVNPLDLNNALELFDVRSKGGDR, from the coding sequence ATGGAGACACAGGAAAATTGGGAAGAAAAGCCCCCTAAGCAAATTCATCCAACCTCGGAATTAATGAAAAAAGTCAGGTTGCCAAAGTCCAATTTTAAAATTCCGCGCACCATTAAGATCCTTATGGTCCTGGTGATACTTGTCGGTCTGGCATATGGATCGTTTCTGGAATATATCCGGCCCTATGAATACGGCATAAAGGTCAATAAAATCGGTTTTCACCGTGGCGTGCAAAAAAAGGTCTATGAAACAGGCCTTTACCTGGTGCTTCCCTTTGGTATTCAGGAAATGCATAAACTGCCAAGGGCATTGCAGGTTCTGGAGTTGACCAACTCTACCCAGTCAGCCGCCTATGATACCAGAATAGAAAAGGCTGCCCATATCCAGACCTCTGACGGATTTTTTGTGGATATGGATGTCTCCATAATTTATCGCATCAGTGACCCCTACAAGGTGTTTACCGACATTGGTCCTGGCCGGCTGTTTGAAGACAACGGCATTATCCCGAAGACAGAGCCTGCCCTTAAAAACAATATGGGAAAGCTGACCACCGAAGAGTTTTTTAACAGCCCCATGAGAGTTGAAAAGGCCCTGGCGGCAAAACAGGAGTTAAATGAAGAACTCAAAGATAAGGGTATTTTTGTCGAGCATGTCCTGGTTCGTTATTTTCAGTACAGTGATGAAATTCAGAAAAATATTGAAGAAAAAAAACTTAAAGATCAGCTTGTTTTTAAGAATCAGGCAGAGGCCAGGGCGGCCATTGAGGGCGCTAAACTGACCAAAATTGAACAGGAAGGCAAGGTGCGTGTCTCTGTTGAGATTGAAAAGGGAAAAGCCTATGTCACCAGAAAACAGGCTGAAAAAGATTTGTATTACAGAAAGAAAGTGGCAGAAGCGGATCTTCTTGTAAAACTGGCGGAAGCGGAACAAATCCGTTTGAAAAATGAAGCACTGCAGGGGAAAGGGGCTGAACGGATGGTCGGGCTGAAAATGGCCGAGGTGTATAAAGGAATAGATGTTGTCATTCTTCCCAGTGACGGCCCCTCCGGGGTCAACCCCCTTGACTTGAATAATGCCCTGGAACTTTTTGATGTCCGCAGTAAAGGAGGTGACAGATGA
- the cbiD gene encoding cobalt-precorrin-5B (C(1))-methyltransferase CbiD: protein MSDREKKNLRQGFTTGTAAAAAVKAALVYLFTKQIPGSVNINLLNGQRLEIPVDSVSPYNGFVRAVVVKDAGDDPDITHRARIGAVVGLTDDPGTVQITGGKGVGMVTKPGLEVLPGEPAINPGPRKMIRESALQMLTRYYNHAGVSAEIFVENGEVLAERTLNRRLGIEGGLSILGTTGLVKPLSHEAYTATIRSAMSVARACGCDHVVLTTGRRSERFSQIFFTDLYNLHPEAFIQIGDFFGMSMESLAENKIPNATLAVFFGKALKIAQGFVHTHAAKADLTMDWLADVVSDETGNKTLAREVASANTARHAFGMLWPGYPDVLEKVGAAMIRSAEKFCPAPCRFRVVIYDFEGTIAFDSHRMKKSR, encoded by the coding sequence TTGTCGGATAGAGAGAAGAAAAATTTACGCCAGGGATTTACCACGGGCACGGCGGCCGCGGCGGCGGTAAAAGCGGCCCTGGTGTACCTGTTTACAAAGCAGATTCCCGGATCGGTAAACATCAACCTGCTCAACGGTCAGAGACTTGAGATCCCAGTTGATTCGGTATCCCCATACAATGGCTTTGTCCGGGCCGTGGTCGTCAAGGATGCCGGGGATGACCCGGATATTACCCACCGGGCCAGGATCGGTGCCGTGGTTGGCCTGACAGATGACCCCGGGACGGTGCAGATCACCGGCGGCAAAGGCGTGGGCATGGTCACCAAGCCCGGCCTTGAGGTTCTGCCGGGAGAACCTGCCATCAATCCCGGTCCCCGGAAGATGATCCGTGAATCCGCCTTGCAAATGCTTACCCGGTATTACAACCATGCCGGGGTGAGCGCTGAAATTTTTGTGGAGAACGGCGAAGTTCTGGCCGAAAGAACTTTGAACCGCCGGCTGGGCATAGAAGGGGGCTTGTCCATTCTGGGCACCACAGGACTTGTAAAGCCGTTGTCCCACGAGGCTTACACCGCCACCATCCGGTCGGCCATGTCCGTGGCCCGGGCGTGTGGGTGCGACCATGTGGTTTTGACCACAGGACGGCGATCCGAACGTTTTTCCCAAATCTTTTTTACCGATTTGTACAATTTACACCCAGAGGCCTTTATACAGATTGGGGATTTTTTCGGTATGTCCATGGAAAGCCTTGCTGAAAATAAAATTCCCAATGCCACCCTGGCCGTATTTTTCGGCAAAGCCCTGAAAATAGCCCAGGGGTTTGTCCATACCCATGCCGCGAAGGCGGATCTAACCATGGACTGGCTGGCGGATGTGGTCAGCGACGAAACCGGCAACAAGACCCTGGCCCGGGAGGTTGCAAGCGCCAACACGGCCCGGCATGCCTTTGGAATGCTCTGGCCCGGTTACCCGGATGTGCTGGAAAAAGTAGGGGCAGCCATGATCCGGTCTGCCGAAAAATTTTGCCCTGCACCGTGCCGGTTCAGGGTCGTTATTTATGATTTCGAAGGAACCATTGCCTTTGATTCTCATAGGATGAAAAAAAGTCGTTAA
- a CDS encoding nucleoside recognition protein, protein MNPKKKKDNGPALLIGLLITGTVLAAGLAWVDGITLATLPGRLFLPLSRMLAFVCIGLVAAQAIDDTGWTRKLGALAAPVFRFANLGHRCSAAFTAAFFSGVSANAMLLDFYKEKQITRRQLFLTNFINQFPAFFLHLPMTFFIVVPLTRTAGLLYFLLTFLATCVRTFLFVLFGRFFVAAQNPGLVVGDDAQAGEAQDISKKKKPLMQSLKEKFPARFSRVMAFVVPVYTVVYVLTAVGAFDAVEVFMTRFAVQKFVPAQSLSVVVLSFASEFTAGFAAAGALMDAGTITVKQTVIALLLGNIIAFPIRAIRHQLPRYMGIFSPGMGLSMLLMGQGFRIVSIVFVGLGYWFVG, encoded by the coding sequence TTGAATCCTAAGAAAAAAAAGGATAATGGCCCGGCGCTTTTAATCGGGCTGTTGATCACAGGAACCGTGCTTGCCGCGGGTCTTGCCTGGGTGGATGGCATTACCTTGGCAACGCTGCCCGGCCGCCTGTTTTTGCCGCTTTCCCGGATGCTGGCCTTTGTCTGCATTGGCCTTGTGGCAGCGCAGGCCATTGATGACACGGGCTGGACCCGTAAACTGGGTGCCCTGGCCGCACCGGTCTTTCGGTTTGCCAACCTGGGACATCGGTGTTCTGCGGCATTTACCGCAGCCTTTTTTTCAGGGGTGTCGGCCAATGCCATGCTTCTGGATTTTTATAAGGAAAAGCAGATCACCCGGCGTCAGCTTTTTTTGACCAACTTCATCAATCAGTTCCCGGCTTTTTTTTTGCATCTGCCCATGACTTTTTTTATTGTGGTGCCCTTAACGCGTACGGCAGGGTTGCTTTATTTCCTTTTAACTTTTCTGGCCACCTGTGTTCGTACGTTTTTGTTCGTTTTATTCGGGCGCTTTTTTGTGGCGGCCCAAAACCCGGGGCTTGTTGTGGGTGACGATGCTCAGGCCGGGGAAGCCCAGGACATTTCAAAAAAGAAAAAGCCGTTGATGCAGTCTTTAAAAGAAAAGTTTCCCGCCCGGTTTTCCCGGGTGATGGCCTTTGTGGTTCCGGTCTACACCGTGGTTTACGTGCTGACCGCAGTCGGTGCCTTTGATGCCGTTGAGGTCTTTATGACCCGGTTTGCCGTGCAAAAGTTTGTCCCGGCCCAGTCCCTAAGCGTGGTGGTCTTAAGTTTTGCCTCGGAATTCACTGCAGGATTTGCCGCAGCAGGCGCTTTGATGGATGCCGGCACCATCACCGTGAAACAGACCGTGATTGCGCTGCTTTTGGGCAATATCATCGCGTTTCCCATCCGGGCCATCCGGCATCAGCTGCCCCGGTATATGGGTATTTTTTCACCGGGCATGGGACTTTCCATGTTATTGATGGGCCAGGGGTTCCGGATAGTCAGTATTGTTTTTGTGGGACTGGGATATTGGTTTGTCGGATAG
- the cobI gene encoding precorrin-2 C(20)-methyltransferase: MKGRKLTQGILYGIGVGPGDPDFITLKAVSILSRVDMVFAASSAKNSHSQAAEIAKSHLKASVPIQILPFPMTRNKQAMETVWQDNAGTVIEVLEQGKNAAFITLGDCMTYSTYGYLLKSIRKLAPHIEICSIPGITSYQAAAARINTPLVEGEESMTLLSGVMGGDKFREISDHADNVVFLKAYKNAGDIAKALDEAGMAENSVGIVKCGLEDEQIVRNVNVFQEKKPDYWTLIISKKSGHFIES, from the coding sequence GTGAAAGGACGTAAATTGACCCAAGGCATTTTGTACGGCATTGGTGTGGGCCCCGGCGATCCGGATTTCATCACCTTGAAAGCCGTTAGCATTTTAAGCCGAGTGGACATGGTGTTTGCCGCGTCCTCTGCAAAAAATTCCCACAGCCAGGCGGCTGAGATCGCCAAATCCCATTTAAAGGCGTCTGTGCCCATTCAAATACTCCCTTTTCCCATGACCCGGAACAAGCAGGCCATGGAAACCGTGTGGCAGGATAATGCCGGAACCGTCATCGAGGTGCTGGAGCAGGGCAAAAATGCCGCCTTTATCACCCTTGGCGATTGCATGACCTACTCCACTTACGGATATCTGCTTAAGTCTATCCGGAAGTTGGCCCCGCACATTGAGATCTGTTCCATTCCGGGCATCACCTCCTACCAGGCGGCAGCGGCTCGCATCAACACGCCCCTGGTGGAAGGCGAGGAGTCCATGACCCTTTTATCCGGTGTCATGGGCGGGGACAAGTTCCGGGAAATCAGCGACCATGCGGACAATGTGGTTTTTCTTAAAGCGTATAAAAATGCCGGTGACATTGCAAAGGCCCTGGATGAGGCAGGCATGGCGGAAAACAGTGTGGGTATCGTCAAATGCGGGCTTGAAGATGAGCAGATTGTCCGAAATGTTAATGTGTTTCAGGAGAAGAAACCCGATTACTGGACCCTGATCATATCCAAGAAAAGCGGGCATTTCATTGAATCCTAA
- a CDS encoding precorrin-8X methylmutase translates to MKPHEIEAKSFAIIDAEAGPHNFAPDAWNIVRRMIHTTADFEYMQMVRISNGAVAAGIKAIRNGCTVVTDTNMAKTGIRKDLLASFGGRCECLMADPQVATQAKERGVTRARVAVEKAAHMMENGIYVVGNAPTALLHLLDMIKNKEAGPALVVGLPVGFVNAAESKAALMETNIPYISNVGRKGGSNVAASVINALALIAGDKITGERT, encoded by the coding sequence ATGAAGCCCCATGAAATTGAAGCAAAAAGCTTTGCCATCATTGACGCGGAGGCCGGTCCCCACAATTTTGCCCCGGATGCGTGGAACATTGTGCGGCGCATGATTCATACCACAGCGGATTTTGAATATATGCAGATGGTCAGGATCTCCAACGGCGCTGTAGCGGCCGGGATCAAAGCCATCCGGAACGGCTGCACCGTGGTCACGGACACCAATATGGCCAAAACCGGTATCCGCAAAGACCTTTTAGCAAGTTTCGGCGGCAGGTGTGAATGCCTCATGGCGGATCCCCAGGTGGCGACCCAGGCAAAGGAAAGGGGCGTGACCCGGGCCCGTGTGGCGGTGGAAAAGGCCGCCCACATGATGGAAAACGGTATTTATGTGGTGGGTAATGCGCCCACGGCTTTGCTTCATCTGCTGGACATGATAAAAAACAAAGAGGCAGGGCCTGCCCTTGTTGTGGGGCTTCCCGTGGGGTTCGTCAATGCGGCGGAATCCAAGGCAGCCTTGATGGAAACCAACATTCCTTATATCTCCAATGTGGGCCGCAAAGGCGGCTCCAATGTGGCGGCAAGTGTGATTAATGCGTTGGCACTAATTGCAGGAGATAAGATTACTGGTGAAAGGACGTAA